One segment of Acidianus sp. HS-5 DNA contains the following:
- the cobT gene encoding nicotinate mononucleotide-dependent phosphoribosyltransferase CobT produces the protein MIKEVLGSFAENLKTAKNYSFILVIATTDVSLIPGITVAGASPELTHFTPAADSEFLLLGKCKVINTVPITPDGIPTPALVSRASLSFTKVSKLVVNAGSKILPKIPYIDIGGKPGGDIRKYSLDLETAERILENSTILGEEFSNSFDLLVIGESIPAGTTTAMAVLQGLGYDAIDKVSSASPSNPKELKKKIVLDALRDLPKDSLRKIAKLADPMLISVAGISLGFKGKILLAGGTQMTAAAGIIKEFNKEKLKDVAIGTTKWIVNDKCSDIVALAKQVGINLIYADLDFSISKHPGIRVYEKGYVKEGVGAGGASILAMNNGAKNEDIVKKVDEMYSELLISKS, from the coding sequence ATGATAAAAGAAGTATTAGGAAGCTTTGCTGAAAACCTTAAGACTGCAAAGAATTACTCTTTCATCCTTGTTATAGCTACAACGGACGTAAGCTTAATTCCAGGCATAACAGTTGCAGGAGCTTCGCCGGAATTAACTCATTTTACGCCTGCGGCAGATTCTGAATTTCTACTATTGGGAAAATGCAAGGTAATAAACACTGTTCCTATAACTCCAGATGGAATTCCTACTCCAGCCCTGGTAAGCAGAGCTTCTCTATCGTTCACTAAAGTCTCTAAGCTAGTTGTAAATGCAGGAAGTAAGATCTTACCAAAAATTCCTTACATAGATATTGGAGGAAAGCCAGGAGGAGATATCAGAAAGTACTCATTAGATTTAGAAACTGCCGAAAGAATACTTGAGAATTCAACAATTTTAGGAGAAGAATTTTCCAATTCATTTGATCTCTTAGTTATAGGAGAATCTATTCCTGCCGGAACTACTACTGCAATGGCAGTATTACAAGGCCTAGGATATGATGCAATAGATAAAGTAAGTTCAGCGTCGCCTAGTAATCCCAAAGAGTTAAAGAAGAAGATTGTTTTAGATGCATTAAGAGATCTTCCTAAGGATTCACTAAGAAAGATTGCAAAACTAGCAGATCCTATGCTGATTTCTGTTGCAGGAATTTCTCTAGGATTTAAAGGTAAGATTTTACTGGCCGGAGGTACTCAAATGACTGCGGCTGCAGGTATAATAAAGGAATTCAATAAAGAGAAATTAAAAGATGTAGCAATAGGGACCACTAAATGGATAGTCAATGATAAATGCTCAGATATAGTTGCATTAGCTAAACAAGTTGGTATAAATTTAATTTATGCAGATTTAGATTTCTCTATTTCTAAACATCCCGGAATAAGAGTTTATGAGAAAGGATATGTAAAAGAAGGTGTAGGGGCAGGAGGAGCCTCAATACTTGCAATGAATAATGGAGCTAAAAATGAGGATATAGTTAAGAAGGTTGATGAAATGTACTCAGAATTGCTTATAAGTAAGAGCTAG
- a CDS encoding FAD-binding and (Fe-S)-binding domain-containing protein, with product MGIREELESRFGDNFSDSLVERLSHTVDMGFVPELIWSGIKINIIPDYVVYPKSTEDIIDLVKIALKYNVPITPYGRGTNRYGNAIPADGGILIDFSKMDKVDVDEANKIAIVEPGATWKLIDIAAQQKGLQLRTFPSSYDSTAGGGIAGDSLGVGSYEYGFICDNISFIDMINPKGELVHLEGKDLAIACGAEGTTGIIVKAGIKLRQFSNTEAMVISFDSFDKAYNAIGEFYREVIPAWHIQVRGPAISSYIAEKFKASLDPGKWNMVVLYPSPRSSIVEPKLYRVAQTYGGRIFEGEWTGWWSFNHGVNAALRTKGLLIHQHGLLHYTKIKELIEGLEKNIGKLGALTVDNGFDLDIDLERREVLLVNAFTQASLTPVDKKIIYDLAKNTLMMEEYVKVGGSMLSIGIFVHKYAKNRLSAMGRTFQELGVDRYDEIKKYKEEMDPNEIFNPGKVFDPKSRAKAVLEIVGKQQEALRFRFGIGFAKALMPGGEIDGYNVAKRYLDIFVDYAITCIDCAMCVTVCPQFKLIPQWPYAPKGMFDFTRGVISYYELHNSVDIPDSAIAEISGCHKCGLCDGVCPAKIPISTLLIKLNSLVARKIPEENVPDTPIPAKYNDIIDENSEIGLWLGNYVIENPSVLFSALELLKKLGIKVKLFNTSNDSGFLQYISGNGKDLTEIMKNNLEKMKNISELITITPEDYKAFSEAYKEYAKFAGVNIEAETTPIEIRLLKSIQFEGNDEITLHVACFSSTYADDIIKRLRDKGFKVKKIEGCSGAILEKNIGKRSDMMAKALGEKYQNLVTLCPLAAAKFRSVGINAKTLIEFIAEKTGVGISVESVEYKIPQSIKDKINEIISNEIASSLNKRIQILVDTVSFVSSGEVEYKKIIEPVIAEAIEEASNNILQKIREIVDNESSSKSEAEKIIIKSAFIKELSAIIMSLTLQPIADSIVNQVRTNTSEDFDQRIMTNAILELLREKENTLNKSITNL from the coding sequence GACCTAGTTAAAATAGCATTAAAATATAATGTACCAATAACCCCTTACGGTAGGGGAACAAATAGGTATGGAAACGCTATACCTGCAGATGGCGGTATACTGATAGACTTCTCTAAAATGGATAAAGTAGACGTAGACGAAGCAAATAAAATAGCTATAGTAGAGCCTGGAGCAACATGGAAGCTAATAGATATAGCAGCACAACAGAAAGGTCTTCAATTAAGAACGTTTCCTTCATCCTATGATTCTACAGCAGGCGGAGGTATAGCTGGAGATTCCCTAGGAGTAGGATCTTATGAGTATGGTTTCATTTGTGATAACATAAGTTTCATAGACATGATAAATCCTAAGGGCGAATTAGTTCATTTAGAAGGAAAAGATCTGGCAATAGCTTGCGGGGCAGAAGGAACTACAGGAATAATTGTTAAAGCTGGGATAAAATTAAGGCAATTCAGCAATACAGAAGCTATGGTAATATCCTTTGATAGCTTTGATAAGGCTTATAATGCAATAGGAGAGTTTTACAGGGAAGTAATTCCAGCATGGCATATACAAGTTAGGGGACCTGCAATATCAAGTTATATTGCAGAGAAATTCAAAGCTTCTTTAGATCCAGGAAAGTGGAATATGGTAGTTCTGTATCCTTCGCCAAGGTCTTCAATTGTTGAGCCTAAATTATATAGGGTAGCACAAACCTATGGAGGAAGGATCTTTGAAGGAGAATGGACTGGATGGTGGTCTTTTAATCATGGCGTAAATGCGGCATTAAGGACTAAGGGATTATTAATTCATCAGCACGGTTTATTACACTACACTAAGATAAAAGAGTTAATAGAAGGTCTTGAGAAGAATATAGGTAAATTAGGTGCTCTTACAGTAGATAATGGATTTGATCTAGATATAGATCTAGAGAGAAGGGAAGTCTTGCTAGTTAATGCGTTTACTCAAGCTTCCTTAACTCCTGTTGACAAGAAAATTATTTACGATTTAGCTAAAAATACTTTAATGATGGAAGAGTACGTAAAAGTAGGAGGTTCAATGCTTTCCATAGGAATATTTGTTCACAAGTATGCCAAGAACAGACTAAGTGCTATGGGTAGGACTTTCCAAGAATTGGGTGTAGATAGATATGATGAAATAAAGAAATATAAAGAGGAGATGGATCCTAATGAGATATTTAATCCAGGTAAAGTTTTTGATCCAAAAAGCAGAGCAAAAGCCGTACTAGAAATAGTAGGAAAGCAACAGGAGGCTTTAAGGTTCAGGTTTGGAATAGGTTTTGCTAAAGCGTTAATGCCTGGAGGAGAAATAGATGGGTATAATGTCGCTAAACGTTACCTTGATATCTTTGTAGATTATGCAATAACTTGCATAGACTGTGCAATGTGCGTAACTGTATGTCCTCAATTTAAGCTAATACCTCAATGGCCTTATGCTCCAAAAGGAATGTTTGATTTTACTAGGGGAGTAATAAGCTATTATGAGTTACATAATTCAGTTGATATTCCAGATAGTGCGATAGCCGAAATTTCCGGTTGTCATAAGTGCGGATTATGTGATGGAGTTTGTCCTGCTAAGATACCTATTTCAACGCTTTTAATCAAATTGAATAGTTTAGTTGCAAGAAAGATTCCAGAGGAGAACGTTCCAGATACTCCAATTCCTGCTAAATATAATGATATTATTGATGAAAATAGTGAAATAGGGTTATGGCTAGGTAATTATGTTATTGAAAATCCTTCAGTTTTATTTTCTGCGTTAGAGTTACTGAAAAAGCTTGGAATAAAAGTGAAACTATTTAATACATCTAACGATAGCGGATTTTTACAATATATAAGCGGAAACGGAAAAGATCTGACTGAAATAATGAAGAATAATTTAGAAAAAATGAAAAATATATCAGAGTTAATTACCATAACTCCTGAAGATTATAAGGCCTTTTCTGAAGCTTATAAAGAATACGCTAAATTCGCAGGAGTTAATATTGAAGCAGAAACTACTCCTATAGAGATAAGGTTATTAAAATCAATACAGTTTGAGGGAAATGATGAAATAACACTTCATGTAGCTTGTTTCTCATCAACATATGCAGATGACATAATAAAAAGGCTTAGAGATAAAGGGTTTAAAGTAAAGAAAATAGAAGGATGCTCTGGTGCAATACTAGAGAAGAATATAGGTAAAAGATCGGATATGATGGCTAAGGCTTTAGGTGAGAAATATCAAAACTTAGTAACTTTATGCCCGTTAGCTGCTGCAAAATTTAGGAGCGTAGGGATAAATGCCAAGACTCTAATAGAGTTTATAGCAGAAAAAACAGGTGTAGGTATATCAGTAGAATCCGTAGAGTATAAGATTCCTCAGTCAATAAAGGATAAAATAAACGAAATAATAAGTAACGAAATAGCAAGTTCATTAAATAAGAGAATCCAAATTCTTGTTGACACAGTCTCGTTTGTATCTTCTGGTGAAGTAGAATATAAGAAAATAATTGAGCCAGTAATTGCAGAAGCCATAGAAGAAGCAAGTAATAATATTCTTCAAAAGATTAGAGAAATTGTAGATAATGAAAGTTCCAGTAAATCAGAAGCAGAGAAAATTATTATAAAGTCCGCGTTCATAAAAGAATTGTCTGCAATAATAATGTCACTTACTCTCCAGCCTATAGCCGATTCAATAGTTAACCAAGTAAGGACTAATACTTCTGAAGACTTTGATCAAAGAATAATGACAAATGCTATCTTAGAATTATTAAGAGAAAAGGAAAATACATTAAATAAGTCTATAACTAATCTGTAA
- a CDS encoding HAD family hydrolase, giving the protein MKAVFVDMGETLVKFTPRYYEAVANAIKEKGFDVSDREVFRALMQQLGTHHFPHPEIGGLSSIDFKDLFYRLGLVADEKTIKDLERKTYLSNNYELFDDAIPFLEEIKEVGLKIILVSNATSSIHKIIRELNLTKYLDGIVASCDLGVMKPHPKIFYYAKRMAGGEGIHIGDVYEIDIVGARRAFLDAILLDRFNYYPEIKENRVNSLLQAAELIKEKLKY; this is encoded by the coding sequence ATGAAAGCAGTTTTTGTTGATATGGGAGAAACTCTAGTAAAATTTACGCCGAGATATTATGAGGCAGTAGCTAATGCAATCAAGGAGAAAGGATTTGATGTAAGTGATAGGGAAGTTTTTAGAGCATTAATGCAACAGCTAGGCACTCATCACTTTCCTCATCCAGAAATAGGAGGTTTATCAAGCATTGATTTCAAAGACTTGTTCTACAGGCTAGGATTAGTAGCTGATGAAAAGACTATTAAAGATTTAGAACGTAAAACTTATCTCTCCAATAACTACGAACTCTTTGATGATGCAATACCGTTTTTAGAGGAAATTAAGGAAGTAGGATTAAAAATCATCCTAGTAAGCAATGCTACATCAAGTATTCATAAAATAATCAGGGAGCTTAATTTAACAAAATATCTTGATGGAATAGTTGCCTCCTGCGATTTAGGGGTAATGAAACCGCACCCTAAAATCTTTTACTATGCAAAAAGAATGGCAGGTGGAGAGGGAATTCATATAGGAGATGTCTATGAAATAGATATAGTAGGTGCTAGAAGGGCTTTTCTTGACGCTATACTATTGGACAGGTTTAATTATTATCCAGAGATTAAGGAAAATAGGGTGAATAGTCTATTGCAGGCCGCAGAATTGATAAAAGAGAAGTTGAAGTACTAG
- a CDS encoding phosphoglycolate phosphatase, with translation MFLVASDYDRTLANEKNGFIISDDVKSKVNEFSKKYPFVVVTGREKRFINVLANGLTPTAWVLENGPLLLIGEKEVYLVDKEWFEIREKIIEKLEKLGLRYSVGKIIIYLDNAVNFGNKLKFDCARVEWNRNDAMIMPKNMDKGKGLLELIKILKFNGKIIAVGDSQNDIPLFNVADFKVAVANALDEIKKIADLVLDEENGKGVISLLEMVESNYFLKKINID, from the coding sequence TTGTTTTTGGTAGCTTCAGATTACGATAGAACTCTTGCTAATGAAAAGAACGGCTTTATAATTTCAGACGACGTAAAGAGCAAAGTTAATGAGTTTTCTAAGAAATATCCATTTGTAGTTGTTACAGGAAGAGAAAAGAGGTTCATTAATGTATTAGCTAACGGATTAACTCCTACTGCTTGGGTTTTAGAAAATGGTCCCCTTTTACTTATAGGGGAGAAGGAAGTATATTTAGTAGATAAGGAATGGTTTGAGATAAGGGAAAAAATAATTGAAAAATTAGAAAAATTAGGCTTAAGATATTCTGTTGGGAAAATCATCATTTATCTTGATAATGCAGTAAATTTTGGTAACAAATTAAAATTTGATTGTGCTAGAGTAGAATGGAACAGAAATGATGCAATGATTATGCCTAAAAATATGGATAAAGGTAAAGGCTTGTTAGAGCTTATAAAAATTCTAAAGTTTAACGGTAAAATTATAGCCGTAGGTGATAGTCAAAACGATATTCCTTTATTTAATGTTGCCGATTTTAAAGTTGCAGTAGCAAATGCATTAGATGAAATTAAAAAGATTGCAGATTTAGTCTTAGATGAAGAAAACGGTAAAGGAGTTATTTCTTTACTAGAAATGGTCGAGTCAAATTATTTTCTTAAAAAGATAAATATCGACTAA
- a CDS encoding aminotransferase class V-fold PLP-dependent enzyme, which yields MFWEDFRELVPITKNYIYLNHAALSPTPLPVLYESFRYLYEVSRTGTIADNEEEKDEFFQIRKNISNLIKADPLEISLIPNTSFGVNEVAHGLEYDEKSNVVTDSLEFPATVYPFLKLKNVEKRIVKSSPYDIEDKILENIDENTKLISISHVSFNTGVRIDIQKIVGKAKKVGALVLLDIIQSAGAVKINVKDFDVDFAVAGGYKWLMSPQGSGFMYIRKGLLEDPPFYGWKSAKNYLEFDPNKFELEKGPRRIEIGTIDIAADLGLSKSAEIISKYENEIEKRVLELSAYAIDLAEDKKFHIITPKEKRAGIVVIKVNNPKEISARLAHKNIIVSPRGEGIRISTHFYNTEEEIEKTINSISQEAS from the coding sequence ATGTTTTGGGAAGATTTTAGAGAGTTAGTTCCAATTACTAAAAATTATATTTATCTTAATCATGCAGCACTTTCTCCTACACCATTACCTGTACTATATGAATCATTTAGATATCTCTATGAAGTAAGCAGAACTGGAACTATTGCGGATAATGAAGAAGAAAAAGATGAATTCTTTCAAATAAGAAAAAATATATCAAATTTAATAAAAGCAGATCCTTTAGAAATTTCACTTATACCTAATACAAGTTTTGGAGTTAATGAAGTAGCACACGGGCTTGAATACGATGAGAAATCTAACGTAGTAACTGACAGCCTAGAGTTTCCTGCAACAGTTTATCCTTTCCTTAAACTAAAGAACGTGGAAAAGAGAATAGTGAAATCCTCTCCTTATGACATCGAAGATAAAATACTAGAAAACATTGACGAAAACACTAAATTAATATCAATAAGTCACGTTAGTTTTAATACGGGAGTAAGAATAGATATCCAAAAAATTGTGGGAAAAGCTAAGAAAGTTGGCGCATTAGTTTTATTGGATATAATACAAAGCGCTGGGGCAGTAAAAATAAACGTCAAGGACTTTGACGTGGACTTTGCTGTAGCTGGAGGGTATAAATGGTTAATGTCACCTCAAGGATCTGGATTTATGTACATAAGAAAAGGTCTTCTGGAAGATCCTCCATTTTATGGATGGAAATCTGCAAAAAATTACTTAGAATTTGATCCTAATAAATTTGAACTAGAAAAAGGACCAAGAAGAATTGAAATAGGAACAATAGATATTGCAGCAGACCTTGGTTTATCTAAATCTGCAGAAATTATTAGTAAGTACGAGAATGAAATAGAAAAGAGAGTTTTAGAACTCTCAGCTTACGCGATAGATCTAGCAGAAGACAAAAAATTTCATATAATAACTCCTAAGGAAAAAAGAGCAGGAATAGTTGTAATAAAAGTTAATAACCCTAAGGAAATTTCTGCTCGCTTAGCCCATAAAAATATAATAGTTTCTCCTAGGGGAGAAGGAATTAGAATATCAACTCACTTTTACAATACAGAAGAAGAAATTGAAAAAACAATTAACTCAATTTCTCAAGAAGCTTCATAG
- a CDS encoding methyltransferase: MKGKKVADLGCGTGRFCAAASFLGGYCICIEIDNESLMLARKTFKELGIDADFVNIDVEHFYSQTKFDTILENPPFGVKRKGYDLIFLNSALDLSKNVVYSVHKTNERSEKIIRNLASKKGFSYELLTTNFEIGYYYPWHKNNIHNFLVDIYLFKKII; the protein is encoded by the coding sequence ATTAAGGGTAAAAAAGTAGCAGATTTAGGTTGCGGTACAGGGAGATTTTGTGCTGCTGCGAGCTTTTTAGGTGGTTATTGTATTTGTATCGAAATCGATAATGAAAGCCTTATGTTAGCTAGAAAAACGTTTAAGGAATTAGGAATAGATGCTGATTTTGTTAATATAGATGTTGAACACTTTTATTCTCAAACAAAATTTGACACAATTCTTGAGAATCCTCCCTTTGGAGTTAAAAGAAAAGGATATGATTTAATCTTTTTAAATTCAGCTCTCGACCTATCTAAGAATGTAGTGTACTCAGTTCATAAGACCAATGAAAGATCAGAGAAGATAATTAGAAACCTTGCAAGCAAAAAAGGTTTTTCTTACGAACTATTGACTACTAATTTCGAAATAGGATACTATTATCCTTGGCATAAAAACAATATTCATAATTTTTTAGTCGATATTTATCTTTTTAAGAAAATAATTTGA
- the nadA gene encoding quinolinate synthase NadA has translation MVDYTELIKRIKELKKQKNAIILGHNYMDYGVQLVSDFTGDSYDLAVKAMRTNADIIVFAGVYFMAEQAAALNQGKLVLSPDPKAGCTLSDALDVETLKKFKEEYPNAPVVLYINTSIYAKALADYIVTSSTAVKIVKALDSEVVLFGPDANLANYVEKKTGKKIVKVPPNGRCLVHASYVKQFVEMARKRYPNAVLMAHPESPLEILQAADFVGSTNQMINFAKESKYKEFVVATEIGMLNALKLQVPDKTFYPLISTEACACARCPYMAMITLEKIKNSLENEVTKVVVPKDIAEKAKDAFERTMKLLEKLS, from the coding sequence ATGGTAGATTATACTGAGCTAATCAAGAGAATAAAGGAGTTAAAGAAACAGAAGAATGCAATTATTTTAGGACACAACTATATGGACTATGGTGTACAATTAGTTTCAGATTTTACAGGAGATTCTTACGATCTTGCGGTAAAAGCAATGAGAACTAATGCGGACATTATAGTATTCGCTGGAGTATACTTTATGGCAGAACAAGCCGCTGCCCTGAATCAAGGTAAATTAGTCTTATCGCCAGATCCTAAGGCTGGATGTACACTTTCTGATGCATTAGACGTGGAAACATTAAAGAAATTTAAGGAAGAGTATCCAAATGCACCCGTAGTATTATATATAAATACTAGCATATATGCTAAAGCCTTAGCTGATTATATAGTTACCTCCTCCACTGCAGTAAAAATTGTAAAAGCTCTTGACTCTGAAGTTGTACTATTTGGTCCGGACGCAAATTTAGCAAATTATGTTGAGAAAAAGACTGGAAAGAAGATAGTTAAAGTTCCACCTAATGGTAGATGTTTAGTTCATGCTTCTTATGTTAAGCAATTTGTAGAAATGGCAAGAAAAAGATATCCTAACGCTGTATTAATGGCTCATCCTGAGTCCCCATTAGAAATTTTACAAGCTGCAGATTTTGTAGGATCTACTAATCAAATGATAAATTTTGCTAAGGAAAGCAAATATAAGGAATTTGTAGTAGCTACTGAGATAGGAATGTTAAATGCATTAAAACTTCAAGTTCCAGATAAGACGTTCTATCCATTAATAAGTACTGAAGCTTGTGCTTGTGCAAGATGTCCATATATGGCAATGATAACATTAGAGAAGATAAAGAACTCCCTAGAGAATGAGGTAACAAAAGTGGTAGTGCCTAAAGATATTGCAGAAAAAGCAAAAGATGCCTTTGAAAGGACTATGAAGCTTCTTGAGAAATTGAGTTAA
- a CDS encoding TIM barrel protein codes for MPKIYLGTAGIPLSAKGKSTVEGVKKVKELGLNAMEVEFVQGVKMSVDKAREVGEVAKSIGVRLSVHAPYYINLCSEEKEKIEASKNRIIETATRAEAMGADAIAIHIAFYGKKSRRDECLDEVKSGLGDVLDKSKELGVTSVKFGIETMAKETAIGTLDEVISISKELDKLVIPYIDWAHTFARQGGQIDYGEILDRLIKELGLAHINSHFEGLEIRNGKYVDVHRSIIYNTPPFEPLAREIMKRDISITLVCESPELENDALKMKKVLEELGYKFGE; via the coding sequence ATGCCGAAAATTTACTTAGGCACTGCGGGTATTCCTTTATCTGCTAAGGGCAAAAGTACTGTTGAAGGAGTAAAAAAAGTTAAAGAGTTAGGTCTCAACGCTATGGAAGTGGAGTTTGTACAAGGAGTGAAGATGAGCGTTGATAAGGCTAGAGAAGTAGGAGAAGTGGCTAAAAGTATAGGCGTGAGATTATCAGTCCATGCTCCATACTATATAAATTTATGCTCAGAAGAGAAAGAAAAAATAGAAGCATCTAAAAATAGAATAATAGAAACTGCAACTAGAGCAGAGGCAATGGGTGCAGATGCTATAGCAATACATATAGCATTTTATGGTAAAAAATCTAGGAGAGATGAATGTTTAGATGAAGTTAAATCTGGTTTAGGAGATGTGTTAGACAAGTCTAAGGAATTGGGAGTAACTAGTGTAAAATTCGGAATAGAAACAATGGCTAAGGAAACAGCAATAGGCACTTTAGATGAAGTTATTTCGATATCAAAAGAACTTGATAAACTAGTAATTCCCTATATAGATTGGGCTCACACTTTTGCCAGACAAGGGGGTCAAATAGATTACGGGGAAATTTTAGACAGACTAATTAAGGAACTTGGCTTAGCACATATTAATTCCCATTTTGAAGGCTTAGAAATAAGGAATGGCAAATACGTCGATGTTCATAGGTCTATAATTTATAATACTCCACCTTTTGAGCCATTAGCAAGAGAAATAATGAAAAGAGATATTTCAATAACATTAGTCTGTGAAAGTCCTGAGCTCGAGAATGATGCATTAAAGATGAAAAAAGTTTTAGAAGAATTAGGTTATAAGTTTGGTGAGTAA
- a CDS encoding transcriptional regulator produces MEYDFLTTREKIFYILMYSDEPLTAKQIMKILGIKKEKEVYSHIYHLAKSSKRKDYVIVMFPPECEDCGYVFKLEVPKKPSKCPICKSERIKPPSFLIRKKGKINE; encoded by the coding sequence ATGGAGTACGATTTTTTAACTACTAGAGAGAAGATTTTTTACATCTTAATGTATTCCGACGAACCTCTAACTGCAAAGCAAATTATGAAAATTTTAGGAATAAAAAAGGAGAAAGAAGTTTATTCTCATATTTACCACCTAGCTAAATCATCAAAGAGAAAAGATTATGTTATAGTAATGTTTCCTCCAGAATGCGAAGACTGCGGATATGTCTTTAAATTGGAAGTTCCTAAAAAACCCAGTAAATGCCCCATTTGCAAATCGGAGAGAATAAAGCCTCCAAGCTTTTTAATAAGGAAAAAAGGAAAAATTAATGAATGA